In Acidimicrobiia bacterium, a single genomic region encodes these proteins:
- a CDS encoding EAL domain-containing protein: MIAVVCAGAPWTDYALEREVVDAGGKSQVIAVSAEAVMAGESVVGCVGVVANVTDPRKTEQALKEHIDRYRLLVELSPDGIMVHQNGIVRWGNTSALRMVGAPSIDAVVGDPMVKYVHPDSLPGVLARIAEMREDDDYSQPAELTLVRLDGGVLDVESVSVRTRWEGEPAFQVILRDLTERRRAEASLRYQANLVQHVSDAIIGVDGEGVVESWNPAAEKTYGFTAEEAIGRRLDELVGAPDGFGREPMEPHESVHRRADGSPVDVRVSVAQVRDVHAVTGSVVVCADITESRRAEAERRAADQRYTAVVEALEEGIIVTDDAGRVAAANPAAERILGEVTIGADFFSVFSGERLATHTDGRPFDKGDHPAAVTLRSGEPGTGVLMGVARDGRDRRWLSIHSRPLVAEGETRPYGVVCSFSDVTERRSAENQLSYQAKHDALTGLRNRATFVEALEQGLAHARRSGSTVSVLFVDLDRFKTVNDSMGHLDGDEVLVAIGKRLHAATRNIDTVARLAGDEFVVLCLDLPSPEAAERRAQELAELVEQPISLSSGRQVVITASVGVSFVQGGVADAEEVLRDADVAMYHAKQKGRARVERFDQALRAQAQRRLDIERDLRIAIEEGQLDVYYQPIASMLSNKVVGVEALVRWNHPTRGPITPGEFIPIAEETGLVLPLGTWVLEQACAQMARWKATVPGAHAMHVSVNLSGRQLGDPELVATIAEALRKSGLDPESLWLEITESVLMDDAAGAARTLAAVRALGVHLVIDDFGTGYSSLAYLKRFPVDMLKIDRSFVDGLGSDPESEAIVHAVVELARSLNLTVVAEGVETTDQLAEIRRLGCTMCQGFLIARPVPANQVSFEIAVPAPLWRPRDVEAETPESSGRSNRRHG; the protein is encoded by the coding sequence GTGATCGCGGTCGTGTGCGCGGGCGCCCCGTGGACCGACTACGCGCTCGAGCGCGAGGTCGTCGACGCGGGCGGGAAGTCGCAAGTCATTGCGGTCAGCGCGGAAGCGGTCATGGCGGGCGAGTCCGTCGTCGGGTGTGTCGGCGTCGTTGCGAATGTGACCGATCCCCGTAAGACGGAGCAGGCGCTCAAGGAGCACATCGACCGCTACCGACTCCTGGTGGAGCTCAGCCCTGACGGCATCATGGTCCACCAGAACGGGATCGTCCGCTGGGGCAACACATCGGCGCTGCGTATGGTCGGGGCACCATCCATCGACGCGGTCGTGGGCGACCCCATGGTCAAGTACGTTCACCCCGACTCACTGCCGGGAGTGCTCGCCCGCATCGCCGAGATGCGCGAAGACGACGACTATTCGCAACCGGCGGAGCTGACGCTGGTCCGTCTCGATGGCGGCGTGCTCGACGTCGAATCCGTCAGCGTGCGAACGAGGTGGGAGGGCGAGCCCGCCTTCCAGGTCATCCTACGTGACCTGACCGAGCGCCGGCGCGCGGAGGCGAGCCTGCGATACCAGGCCAACCTCGTCCAACACGTGTCCGACGCGATCATCGGCGTCGACGGCGAGGGCGTCGTCGAGAGTTGGAACCCGGCCGCCGAGAAGACGTACGGCTTCACCGCCGAGGAGGCGATCGGCCGCCGGCTCGACGAGCTCGTCGGCGCGCCCGACGGGTTCGGGCGCGAGCCGATGGAGCCCCACGAGAGCGTGCACCGGCGCGCGGACGGCTCGCCGGTCGACGTGCGCGTGTCCGTCGCGCAGGTGCGGGACGTGCACGCCGTCACCGGTTCCGTGGTCGTGTGCGCGGACATCACCGAGTCGCGTCGCGCGGAGGCCGAGCGCCGCGCTGCGGACCAGCGCTACACCGCGGTGGTCGAGGCGCTCGAAGAGGGGATCATCGTCACCGACGACGCGGGTCGCGTGGCGGCTGCGAACCCGGCCGCCGAGCGGATCCTCGGCGAGGTCACGATCGGCGCCGACTTCTTCTCCGTGTTCTCCGGCGAACGGCTCGCGACGCACACCGACGGCCGGCCCTTCGACAAGGGCGACCACCCCGCCGCGGTGACGCTGCGATCGGGCGAGCCGGGCACGGGCGTCCTGATGGGCGTCGCGCGCGACGGACGCGACCGCCGCTGGCTGTCGATCCACTCGCGGCCGCTCGTCGCCGAGGGCGAGACCCGCCCCTACGGCGTCGTGTGCTCGTTCTCGGACGTCACCGAGCGGCGCAGCGCGGAGAACCAGCTGAGCTACCAGGCCAAGCACGACGCGCTGACGGGGCTGCGCAACCGGGCGACGTTCGTGGAGGCGCTCGAGCAGGGGCTCGCGCACGCCCGGCGGTCGGGCTCGACGGTCTCGGTGCTCTTCGTCGACCTGGACCGGTTCAAGACCGTCAACGACTCGATGGGGCACCTCGACGGTGACGAGGTGCTCGTCGCGATCGGAAAGCGGCTCCACGCCGCGACCCGCAACATCGACACGGTCGCGCGTCTCGCCGGCGACGAGTTCGTCGTGCTGTGCCTCGACCTGCCGAGCCCGGAGGCCGCGGAGCGGCGCGCCCAGGAGCTCGCGGAGCTCGTCGAGCAGCCGATCTCGCTCTCGTCGGGCCGGCAGGTCGTCATCACCGCGAGCGTCGGCGTGTCGTTCGTGCAGGGCGGTGTCGCGGACGCGGAAGAGGTGCTGCGCGACGCCGACGTCGCGATGTACCACGCGAAGCAGAAGGGGCGCGCGCGCGTCGAGCGGTTCGACCAGGCGCTGCGTGCCCAGGCCCAGCGACGGCTCGACATCGAGCGCGACCTGCGCATCGCGATCGAGGAAGGCCAGCTCGACGTCTACTATCAGCCGATCGCGTCGATGCTGTCGAACAAGGTCGTCGGCGTCGAGGCGCTCGTCCGCTGGAACCACCCGACGCGGGGCCCGATCACGCCGGGCGAGTTCATCCCGATCGCCGAGGAGACCGGCCTCGTGCTGCCGCTCGGCACGTGGGTGCTGGAGCAGGCCTGCGCGCAGATGGCCCGCTGGAAGGCGACGGTCCCGGGTGCGCACGCGATGCACGTGAGCGTGAACCTGTCGGGGCGCCAGCTCGGCGACCCCGAGCTCGTCGCGACGATCGCCGAGGCGCTGCGCAAGTCCGGTCTCGACCCCGAGTCGCTGTGGCTCGAGATCACCGAGTCGGTGCTCATGGACGACGCGGCCGGCGCGGCACGCACGCTCGCCGCGGTGCGCGCCCTCGGCGTGCACCTCGTCATCGACGACTTCGGGACCGGTTACTCGTCGCTCGCGTACCTGAAGCGGTTCCCGGTCGACATGCTGAAGATCGACCGCTCGTTCGTCGACGGTCTCGGCAGCGACCCGGAGAGCGAGGCGATCGTGCACGCGGTCGTCGAGCTCGCGCGGTCGCTCAACCTGACCGTCGTCGCCGAGGGCGTCGAGACGACCGACCAGCTCGCGGAGATCCGCCGCCTCGGCTGCACGATGTGCCAGGGGTTCCTCATCGCCCGGCCGGTGCCGGCGAACCAGGTCTCGTTCGAGATCGCGG